A region from the Lemur catta isolate mLemCat1 chromosome 7, mLemCat1.pri, whole genome shotgun sequence genome encodes:
- the CHRM4 gene encoding muscarinic acetylcholine receptor M4: MANFTPVNGSSGNQSVRLVTSSHNRYETVEMVFIATVTGSLSLVTVVGNILVMLSIKVNRQLQTVNNYFLFSLACADLIIGAFSMNLYTVYIIKGYWPLGAVVCDLWLALDYVVSNASVMNLLIISFDRYFCVTKPLTYPARRTTKMAGLMIAAAWVLSFVLWAPAILFWQFVVGKRTVPDNQCFIQFLSNPAVTFGTAIAAFYLPVIIMTVLYIHISLASRSRVHKHRPEGPKEKKAKTLAFLKSPLMKQSVKKPPPGEAAREELRNGKLEEAPPPALPPPPRPVADKDTSNESSSGSATQNTKERPPTELSTTEATTPAMSAPPLQPRALNPASKWSKIQIVTKQTGNECVTAIEIVPATPAGMRPAANVARKFASIARNQVRKKRQMAARERKVTRTIFAILLAFILTWTPYNVMVLVNTFCQSCIPDTVWSIGYWLCYVNSTINPACYALCNATFKKTFRHLLLCQYRNIGTAR, from the coding sequence ATGGCCAACTTCACGCCAGTCAACGGCAGCTCGGGCAACCAGTCCGTGCGCCTGGTCACGTCAAGCCACAACCGCTACGAGACAGTGGAGATGGTCTTCATCGCCACCGTGACAGGCTCGCTGAGCCTGGTCACTGTCGTCGGCAACATCCTGGTGATGCTGTCCATCAAGGTCAACAGGCAGCTTCAGACAGTCAACAACTACTTCCTGTTCAGCCTGGCCTGCGCCGATCTCATCATAGGCGCTTTCTCCATGAACCTCTACACCGTGTACATCATCAAGGGCTACTGGCCCCTGGGCGCCGTGGTCTGTGACCTGTGGCTGGCCCTGGACTACGTGGTGAGCAATGCCTCAGTCATGAACCTTCTCATTATCAGCTTTGACCGCTACTTCTGCGTCACCAAGCCCCTCACCTACCCTGCCCGGCGCACCACCAAGATGGCAGGCCTCATGATTGCCGCTGCCTGGGTCCTGTCCTTCGTTCTCTGGGCGCCTGCCATCTTGTTCTGGCAGTTTGTGGTGGGCAAGCGGACAGTGCCTGACAACCAGTGCTTCATCCAGTTCCTGTCCAACCCGGCCGTGACCTTTGGCACAGCCATCGCTGCCTTCTACCTGCCCGTGATCATCATGACGGTGCTCTACATTCACATCTCCCTGGCCAGCCGCAGCCGGGTCCACAAGCACCGGCCCGAAGGCCCAAAGGAGAAGAAGGCCAAGACCCTGGCCTTCCTCAAGAGCCCCCTGATGAAGCAGAGCGTCAAGAAACCCCCGCCAGGAGAAGCCGCCCGGGAAGAGCTGCGCAACGGGAAGCTGGAAGAGGCCCCTCCGCCGGCCCTGCCCCCACCGCCACGCCCAGTGGCCGACAAGGACACTTCCAATGAGTCCAGCTCAGGCAGTGCCACACAGAACACCAAGGAGCGACCACCCACAGAGCTGTCGACCACAGAGGCCACCACACCGGCCAtgtctgcccctcccctgcagccacGGGCCCTCAACCCGGCCTCAAAATGGTCCAAGATCCAGATCGTGACGAAGCAGACGGGCAATGAGTGTGTGACAGCCATCGAGATTGTGCCTGCCACGCCAGCTGGCATGCGTCCTGCGGCCAACGTGGCCCGCAAGTTTGCCAGCATTGCTCGCAACCAGGTGCGAAAGAAGCGGCAGATGGCAGCCCGGGAGCGCAAGGTGACCCGGACCATCTTTGCCATTCTGCTAGCCTTCATCCTCACCTGGACACCCTACAACGTCATGGTCCTGGTGAACACCTTCTGCCAGAGCTGCATCCCTGACACGGTGTGGTCCATCGGCTACTGGCTCTGCTATGTGAACAGCACCATCAACCCTGCCTGCTACGCTCTCTGCAATGCCACCTTTAAAAAGACCTTCCGGCACCTGCTGCTATGCCAGTATCGTAACATTGGCACTGCCAGGTAG
- the MDK gene encoding midkine, with protein sequence MQHRGFLLLALLALLALTSAVAKKKDKVKKGGPGSECAEWTWGPCTPSSKDCGVGFREGTCGTQTQRSRCRVPCNWKKEFGADCKYKFESWGACDGGTGTKVRQGTLKKARYNAQCQETIRVTKPCTPKTKAKAKVKKGKGKD encoded by the exons ATGCAGCACCGAGGCTTCCTCCTCCTCGCCCTCCTCGCCCTGCTGGCGCTCACCTCCGCGGTGGCCAAAAAGAAAG ACAAGGTGAAGAAGGGCGGCCCCGGGAGCGAGTGCGCGGAGTGGACCTGGGGGCCCTGCACCCCCAGCAGCAAGGACTGCGGCGTGGGGTTCCGCGAGGGCACCTGCGGGACCCAGACCCAGCGCAGCCGGTGCAGGGTGCCCTGCAACTGGAAGAAAGAGTTTGGAG CCGACTGCAAGTACAAGTTTGAGAGCTGGGGGGCGTGTGATGGGGGCACAGGCACCAAAGTCCGCCAAGGCACCCTGAAGAAGGCGCGCTACAATGCCCAGTGCCAGGAGACCATCCGCGTGACCAAGCCCTGCACCCCCAAGACCAAAGCCAAGGCCAAAG tcaagaaagggaaggggaaggactAG